A window of Roseburia hominis A2-183 genomic DNA:
GCCCCTGCAACAGCAAGGAAATCCATGAGAAAATTCTGGATCAAAAATACGTCTGCATAAAATACATATATTTCCTTTCACCTCGGTTTTTCTCTGACATGCCACCTATTATACGATGCCGCCGTCTCCTTTTTTGTCAAAAGTCCGCTCTATAATGCGGCGAGTCATCTGCCTGGTTCGACATAATCTTCCTGCAACACAAAAACTGCCATGTGCAAGTCCTGTAATCGGACTGACACATGGCAGTTCATATTATGTCACTATAATTCTATTTGCGTGAATTCTTCAGGAAATCCGGAATCTTGATGTCCATCTGCTGCACCGTGCTCTCCGGCTGACGCGGTCTCTGGATACCCGGCAGAGGCGGTGTTACTGTACCATGTCCTCCCTGCGGCTGATAGGTCGGAGCAGCGGTTCCTGTGGTTCTTCCGAGTGTAGAACCGGATACCGGTCTGGTCGGTGTCTGCGTTGCATAATTCAACTTCGGCATGATCTTGCTCGTTGCGCCCGGATTCTCAAGTCCTGTCGCAATGACGGTGATCGTAGCCTCATCGGTCATGGACTCATCGTACTTCGCACCGAAGATGATGTTGGCATTGTCGCCTGCGAGATCCTGTACATAGCTTGCCGCATCATTCGCATCCATAAGAGAAATATCACCGGAAATATTGATGATGACGTGGGTAGCACCGTTGATGGTTGTCTCAAGCAGCGGGCTGGCAACTGCAAGCTTGACTGCCTCGATCGCCTTATCGTCTCCCTTGGCATTACCGATACCGATGTGAGCCATACCCTTGTCCTTCATGACGGTAGACACATCTGCGAAATCGAGGTTGATGAGTGCCGGCAGGTTGATTAAGTCTGTAATACCCTGTACTGCCTGCTGCAATACCTCGTCCGCCTTCTTCAATGCATCCGGCATCGTGGTACGTCTGTCCACGATCTCAAGAAGCTTGTCATTCGGTATCACAATTAAAGTATCAACGCTCTCTTTCAAGCGGTCGATACCGGAAAGCGCATTGACCATACGCTGTTTTGCCTCGAACTTAAACGGCTTTGTCACAACTCCGACCGTCAGAATCCCCTGCTCTTTTGCGATCTTCGCTACAACCGGCGCTGCGCCTGTACCGGTACCGCCGCCCATACCACAGGTAACGAATACCATGTCGGCGCCCTTCACTGCCGAGGAGAGCTCTTCCATACTCTCTTCCGCTGCCTTCTCGCCGATCTCCGGCTGTGCCCCGGCTCCAAGTCCCTTCGTCAGCTTCTCGCCAATCTGGATTAAGGTCGGTGCCTTGCAAAGTGTAAGTGCCTGCTTATCCGTGTTGATCCCGATAAACTCCACTCCACCGATATTTTCATCAATCATTCTATTTACAGCATTGTTACCAGCTCCTCCAACTCCGATGACTATAATCTTCGCACTGGTATCTGCTTCTGTCGTCATAATCTCTAGCAAGGTAGTTCCTCCTTCATTCTCTCCCATAATTCATGTCCTGTGGTAAACGGATGTAAACACACCATCTATCAGAGAATCATCCGGTGCTCCTCTTCCTACACCGTCTGTTCTGTATATCGTCTTTCAATGCAGTGCAGAATCCATACTGCCCGCTTATAAACTCATATACAATATAATATATTCTTTCTTTCAATTTATCAACTAATTTTTTCACTTTTTTGAACAAATTAAGGATTTTCTAATCTCTGTCAAACACAATATCTGTGGTGTCCGGTGTCCATGTGTCCAGATGAAGTGTTCCGTACATTCCCGCAAGCTGCGGAAGGATCGCCGACAGACGCACAATCTTCTGCGACAGATAGTCGTCCGAACCGATCGAAACCTGTATGCCATAGTAGGTCAGCGTCGGTTTTAAGCTGCTGTCGTAGTGAATCTCCTGCGGCAGAAGGTCGTATTTTTTCAAAATCTGCGTCAGGCTCAGAAGGTTGTTTAGCACATCCGGCTGATCCAGCGGCAGTTTCTCGTAGAGCACGACCTCATCGCATGTCACTCCGGTGATCTTTGGCACATCCTCAATCTCGTCCGAAGAAGTCTCCACGACGAATCCATCCTTGTCAAAATAGGCGTACTGCCCGATGGCGTCAATGTAAAAGCAGCCCAGAATTCCTTTTTCGTATACCAGGACATGCACCGTGTGCGGATCATCCAGCGTCACTTCCATCGTGTCGACAAAAGGCACCTTGCCGGTATCCCTGATGCGGTATTTCAGAAGAACATACAGAGAATTCCACGAATACTCATCATTTAACACCAGCTGCTCGATCTGTTCGGAAGAATAGAGTTCATTTCCCTCCACCACGACATTCTCCACCGTAAATACTTTCCAGACAATCAGAAATGCAATCGCTAGAAGCATCAGAAGGATCAGTGCAGCCGTCAGTCCGATTTTCCGTCTTCTTTTCTTTTTTCTCTGTTCTCTAATCATACTTTAGGTAACCTCAAACTTTATTCCCCTTGACACAGACAGCGCAAGCCCCATTTCCGAGAGCAGAAACAGAATGGAAGTTCCACCGTAACTGACAAACGGAAGGGAAATTCCGGTGTTCGGAATGGTGTTGGTCACAACGGCAATATTTAAAACCACCTGGATGGAAATATGCGCCATAATGCCGACCACAAGCAGCGCCCCGTAGAGATCCGCCGCATTGTTCGCAATCACCATAAATCTCCAGATAATCAGCAGGTATAAAAGGATCAGGCAGATCGCGCCGAAAAGTCCCAGCTCCTCACAGATGACGGAGAAGATCATATCGTTCTGCGCCTCCGGGATAAAACCGAGCTTCTGCATGCTCTCCCCGAGTCCCTTGCCGAACAGCCCGCCGGAACCGATCGCATAGAGTCCCTGCAGCGTCTGATAACCTTTTTCATACTCTTCCGGGTGCAGCCAGATCTGGATACGCTCGGCGCGGTAGGATGCAAGCGCGATAAAAATGACGCCGACTGCGAGTACCACGCCTCCCACAATCAGGAAATGCGAATATTTCGGGCTCGCCACAAACAGCATGCACACCGCGATGCCAAGGATAATAATCGCTGTACTTAAGTTATTGTATGCGACCACCCCGACGACGGGAAGCACGATCGCCATGACCTTGACCAGCGTCTTAAAATCCCCCACCTGCTTCGACGTCTTATAGATGATCGTCGCCAGGAAAATGATGACCGCAAGCTTCGCAAACTCGGATGGCTGGAACGAAAGCGGTCCGATGTAGATCCAACGCGCCTGTCCTTTGGCTTCCGTACCGATAAAGATAACCGCCGTACACAGTCCGAACGCCATCAGATACGCCAGACCGCTCACTCTCATCCAGAACCGGTACGGGATTCTCGAGACGATGATCATCGCTATGATTCCAAGACTTGTCGCAAACAGCTGCTTTTTCAGATAATACGCCGTATCCCCGAAACGCGTGGAACCATAGTAAGAGCTCGTGCTGTAGAGCATCACCAGACCGAAACAAAGCAGAAAGATAATCAAAAACAGCAGGCTGTAATCAAAATATCGAATTGGTTTTTGTTTTTTTTCTTTTTCCTGCCTTCGCGCCATTCTCCACTCCTAGTCTTCTTTTAAGGCACGCACATATTCCTTGAAAATGCGTCCGCGCTCCTCATAGTTTTTAAACATTCCCCAGCTTGCACATGCAGGGGATAAGAGTACCGCATCACCGGATACCGCGTTCCGGTAGCAGGTGTCGATCGCCTCCTCAAACGTATCACAGAGCACAATATTCTCAAATCCATGTGCCCGCGCACAGGCTGCAATCTTCTCCCGCGTCTGTCCAATCAGCACGAGCAGCTTGACTTTTCCGCCAAAGCTTTCAATCCACTCGTCATACTCCGACTGCTTATCATAGCCGCCGCCAATCAGAAGGGTCGGACGGTTCATGGCACAAATGCCCTTGATCGCGGCATCCGGGTTGGTGCCCTTAGAGTCGTTATAAAACTTCACGCCGCGCTTCTCCGTCACATACTCGATGCGGTGCTCGACTGCCTGAAAACGCTTCAGCACTTCGACAATCTTATCCATCGGAACACCGAGGCTTAACGCTATGCCGGTCGCAGCCATCACATTCTCGTAATTGTGCGTTCCCAAAATATTGAGTTCATTCACGTTGATGACCTTCGTGGTGTTCTCTCCGTCTGCATAGTAAATATCCTCGCCGTCCAGATACAGTCCGCGGTCTAACTTCTGTCTGCTGGAAAAATACAGCACGTTCGTGTGAAGCGTCTCACCGAATGCGCGCAGGACTTCATCCTCGTAATTGAGCACGCAGACCTCGTCTTCCGTCTGATTCTCCGCGATCCGCTCCTTCGTCTTAATATAGCACTCCATCGTGTGATGACGGTTCAGATGATCCGGCGTGATATTTAAAATAGCGGAAACTGCCGGGTGAAATGTGTGAATGGTCTCCAGCTGAAAGCTGCTGATCTCCGCCACCGTCACTGTCTCGTCCGTGGTGTCCGCAGCCACGGAGGTATATGGAATTCCGATATTGCCGACCACTTTCACATCCCGGTAATAGTTTGCCATGATCTCGCCGCAGAGCGCCGTGGTCGTCGTCTTGCCGTTGGTCCCGGTGATCGCCACGATCCGTCCCTTCGCAAAATGGCAGGCAAGCTCGATCTCGCCCCAGATCGGAATCCCGTCTTTTTTCAGATCCTCAACCATCGGAAGATCCGTCGGCACTCCCGGGCTTAACACGACAAGATCCAGTCCGCTTCTATCTTCCGCTGTCAGTTCTCCGAGGATGATCTTCACATCCGCAAAGACCGGGTGCTTCTCACGAAGCGCCGTAAGATCCAGCTCCTTATTTCCGTCAAACAATACCACATTCACATTCTTCTTTTTCAGAAGTTCCGTCGCGGCAACACCGCTGATTCCGGAACCAACCACAAGCACTGTCTTACCTGTCAGATCCATGTTCTTCCTCCTATAATCCTAACAGGGCGATCATGCATAAGATCGCCGTTGTAATCGAAAATACTGCAACCACTCTCGTCTCGGACCATCCGCCCAGCTCAAAATGATGATGGATCGGCGCCATACGGAAAATCCGCTTTCCGCCGGTCTTTTTAAAGTAGGTCACCTGGATGATAACGGAGAGTACCTCGACCAGATAGATCAGTCCGACAATCACGATAAACAAAGGCATCTGCATCATATAGGCTGCCGAGACCACAAATCCGCCGAGCGCCAGTGATCCGGTATCTCCCATGAAAACACTTGCCGGATAGACATTAAACAGCAAAAATCCAAGCAGCGCACCCACAACCGCACAGGTGATCGGCGCAATGCCTGCATTCGTTCCGATCGCCACCACGGAGAAGAACGTTGCCACCATGATGGTGACGCTCGACGCGAGGCCGTCCAGACCATCGGTAAAGTTCGTACCGTTGACGGTTCCGATGACCGCCAGATACAGTACCGGGAACGCTCCCCAGCCGAGGTCTAAATATTTTCCTCCGGAGAACGGAATCAGCATGGTGAGCGGGACATCCGAGTAGCATCCCATATAAACTGCGAACACGGTCGTCACCACAATCTGACAGAGCATTTTCTGCCATGCAAGCAGTCCGTCCGATCTGCGCAGCACAACCTTCAGATAATCATCCAGAAAGCCGATCACACCAAATCCGACGGTCATAAACAGAATCGGAACAATCTTTGGATAATCTTTTACATAAAACACCGATGTGATGATAATACTTGCCAATATCATAAGTCCGCCCATCGTAGGCGTTCCGTTTTTCTTCAGATGGGATTCCAGTTCCTTCCGCTCCGTCTGTCCGACTTTGAGTCTTCGCAGGAAAGGAATTACAATCGGTCCCAACAATGCACTGATTGCAAAAGATACGATTACCGGGATTACAATTTCATACGTCATAATAAACACCTCATGTATTTTATCTTTGCCGAAAGCAACATGTGCTTTTTAACCCAACTAGTATACGTTATTTTTCATGATTTATCAAGGTAAGGCAATATGTTTTCCATAATTTCTTTTACGACCGGCGCCGCAATCAGACCTCCGTAATACGTGCCCTTCGGGTTATTGATAATCGCAATCACAAGCACTTTGGGATCGTCCGCAGGAGCAAATCCGAGGAACGAGGAAATATAGCGGTGCTCGCTTCTCGGCAGCGTCTGGGAAGTCGCGGTCTTGCCGCCGATCGCATACCCCTCGATCTTCGCATTCTTTCCGCCTCCCTCCGACACCACTTTTTCCAGCAGATACTGCATGGTCTCCGAGGTCTCCCCGCTGCAGATCTCCTCTCTCTTATCATAAGAAAATGTCTCGACCAACGTTCCGTCCGTCTCACGGACCTCCACTCCGAAGTGCGGTGTGATGCGCGTTCCCCCATTTATAATAGAAGAAACGGTCGTCACGAGCTGGATCGGTGTGATCTGGAACGACTGTCCGAACGAGATCGTCGCAAGTTCCACCGGGCCGACGTTTTCCTGCTTATGCATGATCGTCGCCGCCTCTCCCGGCAGATCGATTCCCGTCTTCTGTGTCAGACCGAACTGTTTGAAATATTTGTAATAGTTTTCCACGCCCAGCCGCTCGCCCAGTTCAATGAAGACGGGATTGCAGCTGTTCATAATGCCTGTCTCGAACGTCTCTGCCCCGTGTCCGCTTGTCTTCGCGCACCGGATTCTGCGATCCTCCACCAGCTTATAGCCGGGACAGTAGAACTGATCTGTCAGCGACACCACGCCCTCCTCGAGCGCTGCCGCCGCCGTGATAATCTTAAATGTGGAACCCGGCTCATAGGTGTCGCTGATACACGGGTTTCTCCACATGCGGTTCAGCAGTTCCTGCTTTTTGTCCGCAGACTCCGTCCCATCCGCTCCCATCTCCTCAATTAAGGTAAACGGTTCGTTCAGATTGAATTCCGGATAATTTACCATCGCCATGATCTCCCCGTTCTGCGGGTTCATGACAATCACGGACACCTCATCCGCCTGCTTTTTTATGTATGCCTTTTCCGCCGCCTGCTCACAGTATTGCTGGATATTGCTGTCCATGGAAATATATAAATCATAGCCGTTCACCGGCTCAAGCCGCGTCTCTCCCGCATTTTCAATCTCAATCCCGCGCGCATCCGTGAGGGTGAGGATCTTGCCGCTCGTTCCCTGCAAATAGGAATCGTATTTGACTTCAAGCCCCAGAATTCCCTGGTTATCCGCACCCGTAAAGCCGAGCACCGTGGACGCCATGGTATCCAAAGGGTAATACCGCTTGTAATCCTCGTCGACCTTGATTCCGGAAAGGCCGTAGGCACGGATGCGGTCTCCGGTCTCCTTGTCAACATTCGTCTTGACCCGCTCAATGGAGCTGACCTTCTCCACCCGCTTTCTCACTTCCTCCTCCGTGAGCCCCAGTTCTTTTTGCAGTGCCGCAATCACCTTCTCCGGCTCATCGATCTGACTGTGAATCACGGAAATGGTACAGACCGATTTGTTCGTCGCAAGGATTTTTCCCGTGGCATCGATGATTCTTCCCCGCGCTGCCTTGATATCACGCTCTCTCTCATGAAGATCCTCCGCCTTCTGCCCGTAGTATTCCGAGCAGAAGACCATCAGATAGACGAGCCGTCCGCCCAGAAACATCAGCACGAAAAACACGGCGAGGAACATCAGCCATATTTTTCTGCGGTTGAATGTCTTGCTCCGGTAAAATGCATGTTCCTGTGACATATAGAAAAAACCTCACGAAAGTTCTCCATGAAATTTTATTCATCCTTTCGTGAGGTTATGTCTGTTATTGCTGTCCGTTATCCTGTGGGGTGTCTCCACTATCCTGTGGGATATCTCCGTTATCCTGCGGCGTGTCTCCGCTATCCTGCGGTTCATCCCCGTTATCCTGCGGCGTGTCTCCGCTATCCTGCGGCGTGTCTGTGCCTTCCGCCTCCTCTTCATTTCCCGGCAGGGTATCCGTTGTGTCCGGCACATCCAGTCCTTCTTCCACCGGAGTCTCCTCGTTTACAACGTCCGTCATCGCTGTCGCTCCGGTATCCGTTCCCGTAATGTCCCACCCTGCATGAATTCCGGTGGTCTGCTCATCGCGGTAGATGTTCATGTAAGGAAGCACTTCCTCTAAGATCTCACGCACAATATTCTGTGCAAAAGAGCTGTGGTACTGCTCCACCGCATTCGGCTCGTCGACCACGCAGTAAATCACAAGCTGCGGATCGTCGACCGGTGCAAATCCAATAAACGATACCAGATAGTTGACGCCGTCACGTCCCGCTTTCTGTGCCGTTCCCGTCTTGCCGCCCATTGAGTAGCCGTCCACTTTCGCTGTCGCTCCGGTACCTGAGGTAACGGTGGAATACATATACTGCCGCAGCGTCTCGGACGTACTCTCCGAGATGGTTTCCCGAAGAAGTGTCGGCTGGATCTCCTGCACAACGTTGCCGTTCTCATCCGTAATCCGTTTTACCACATGCGGCTGATAGAACTTTCCGCCGTTTACAATCGAGCAGAAGCCTGTGGCAAGCTGGATCATCGTCGTGTTGAAGTTCTGACCGAATGCGTTTGTCGCAAGATCCACCACCGTCATGTTGTCGCCGGTATAGATCAGAGAATCGGTTCTCGTCTCTCCCGGCAGATCAATGTTGGTCTTCTGACCAAATCCGAAAATCTGCTGGTAGTTTTCAAAGTTATCTCTTCCTATTTTATAGGACATCTGCATCAGCGCATCGTTGCAGGAATTCATCAGCGTCTGCTCCAATGTCTCCATTCCGTGTCCGTCTCTCTTGACACAGTGAATGTCATGACCGGAGATCGTCTCATACCCGTCGCAGTAATAGGTGTCTGCCGTGGTCACCGTCCCGGTCTCAAGTCCTGCCGACACGGTAAAAGGCTTCGCCGTCGATCCCGGTTCATAGGTATACGACACGCAGAAGTTCTGCCACAGCTGGTTTAGTGCATCCATCTTTGCGTCATCATCCATGGCAGCGAGTTCTTCCTCGGTGTAATACGCGGAGAGATCTCTCGGGTTGCTCAGATCAAAATTCGGATAATTCGCCATGGCGAGCACATCCCCGTTATTCGGATCCATAATCAGGACTCCGATATGGGAAGCTCCCGCATCCCCTTCGCGGTAGGCGCCTGTGTACGCCTCGTTGAATTCCCGGATCTTGTCCTCCACCACGGACTGGATATTCGCATCAATCGTTGTCACGATGTTGTTGCCGTTTGTCGCCTGCTTGATCGTTTTCTCAAAATTATTATCCGTATTCAGATAGCCGAACTCACGCCCGTTGATGCCGTTTAACGTGCTGTTGTAATAATTCTCCAGACCGTTCACTCCGACATTTCCGGATGCCGTAAATCCGATCACCGCGCTGGCGAGCGATCCGTACGGATACTCTCTCTGATATTCCTTCTCAAACCATACGCCCTTGATGTCGGGGTTCACCTTTCTGCCCTTTTCATCCGTCGCATCCTGCAGTTCCACGAACGGCTGCATCTCGTCGTACGATATTTTCTTCTTCAGCACAATATAACGGTTCTGCGGATCATTCCGGACATATCCGTAAAGCTCATCGCTGCTCAAGTCCGGAAAACACTGCACAAGCGCCTGAATCGTCGGCGCAACGTAATCCTCATCGCTCGTTAAAACAGAACAATCCAGTATCACATTGTACACTGCAATACTGGTTGCCATCACTGTCCCCTTTGCATCGACAATATCGCCTCTCTGGTAAGGAATCACTTTGCTGTCGTATTCCTGCTGGGACAACACAATTTTCTCATATTTTTCACCGCTGGTATATTCAATATACATCAGGCGCCCGATCAGACCGATCAGCATGCCTGCCACAATGGTAAACATGACAATCAGCTTTTTTTGCATGCGCCTGGGAAATTTCAACAGCGGTCTTCTTTTTTTCTTTGCCATGCGCCTCTCCTGTCATCCTACTCACGCGGAATCTCACTGTACTGGTTCATGTAATCGTCATCGTTCACTGTATAGTACACAATCTGCGATTCCTTCGCATAGGACATTCCATATTCTGTCATCGCCGTATTCCGGATGCTGTCAAGATCCACGCTCGTATTGATCCGCTTGTATGCCTCGTCGTTGTCGGCTTTCAGATCTGCGATCTGGCTCTCAAGGCTTGATATCTGATTCATGCGCGCCGTCATCTCCGACTGGATGTGGATGTATGCACCGGTAAAGATGCCGAACACCATCACAGCCATCGTGAGAAATGCCACATAGCTCTTGCTCATGCGCAGAGCACGCTCCTGATTTCTTCTGGCTGCACGCTTTCTGTTTCTTAATTCAATCTCGCGTTCCCGCTCCCGTCTCTCGCGCTCCCGTCTCTCTCTTGTGACATGCTCCGGGCGGCTCTCTCTGATCCTGCGATCCGGTCTCGTCACTGCAGGCGCTGCTTCCATCCTGCGGACAGTATTCCCGTCAATATAATATTTTCTCTCTGCCGCTTCATTTCTCATAACTGCCACTTCCCTCACTACACTCTAAGCTCTTTCAAATACGCGGAGCTTTGCACTCTTCGATCTCGAGTTCTCTGCAAGCTCTCTCTCCCCCGGCAATACTGGCTTCCTTGTAATCACTCTTCCCTTGGACTTTTTCCCACATACACATACCGGGAAATCACTCGGGCAGGTACATGGATTCTCGTTGCGCTTAAAATTCGTCTTGACGATCCGGTCCTCTAATGAGTGAAAGGTAATAATACAGATCCTTCCTCCCGGATTAAGCAGATCGATCATCGTATCCAGATTGTCCTGCAACACTTCCAGTTCGTGATTCAATTCAATTCTGATTGCCTGAAACGTACGCTTTGCCGGATTTCCTCCGGTCTTCTGCACTTTCATCGGGATGGACTCCCGAATAATTTCCGACAGTTCCCCCGCCGTTGTAATCGGCTTCTTCTGTCTCTCGTTCACTATATGTTTTGCAATATTTTTTGCAAATTTATCTTCACCGTAATCGCGGATGATCCTATAGAGATCCATCTCGCTGTAGTCATTGACAATATCCCTTGCCGTAAGACTCTGTCTGTCATCCATGCGCATATCAAGCGGCGCATCGGCGTCCCGGTAGGTAAATCCCCGCTCCGGTGTGTCAAGCTGGAACGATGACACGCCCAGATCCAGCACGATGCCGTCCACATGCTCTATACCGATCGCATGAAGTTCCTCTTTCATGTTGGCGTAATTGCTCCGGATGATCGTAACCTTATCGCCGAACGGCTTCAAACGCTCTCCCGCAGCCCGGATTGCATCCGCATCCTGATCGATGCCGATGAGACGTCCCTTTTCCGATAACCGTTTTGCCACTTCACTGGCATGTCCGGCACCGCCAAGCGTTCCGTCCACATAGATTCCGTCCGGTCTGATGTTCAGATGTTCAATTGTCTCTTCCAGTAGAACGGAATAATGTTTAAACTCCAACCTGCGCCTCCTGCTTAGATACTGAATCCAAGATCCGCCATGTGCTCTGCGATCTCGTCCATCTCATCCTCATCGTAGGTATTCTCCTGCCATCTGTCCTTATCCCAGATCTCCACGCGGCTTAAGACTCCCACGAGCACCACATCTTTTTGTAAATTGGCATATTCGCGCAAAACCGGCGGAAGCAGAATTCTGCCCTGCTTGTCCAGCTCCACTGCGGCCGCCCCAGCAAAGAAAAAACGGGAAAACTTTCTGGCATCCTTCGATGTCATGGAAATATTGCGGAACTTCTCCTCAATATTGTGCCACTCTTCGGCAGGGTACACAAATAAGCATCCATCCAGTCCCTTGGTAACCACAAATTCACTGCCTAACTGCTCTCTGAATTTGGATGGAACGATCAGTCTGCCCTTTGGGTCCACTGTGTGATTGTATTCTCCCATGAACATAACACAAACACCTGCCTTCAGTGGTTTTCCACAAAGTTATGAACTTATCCACCACTTTGTACCATTCTCCACCACTTTCCTCCACTTGTATGATAATATTACCCCACCTTGTACCAAATTGCAATAGAAAAAAGCCCAAAACTTGCGTTTGGGCATAAAAAAAGGACCTCGCATACATGCCTCGCATATATGTTCCGTCCTGTTTACTGTGTTTATTCAATTGTCAGACCCTGACACCCTCCTGACTCTCAAGATATTCTTCTATCAGCTTGTCCAGTCTGGTGCTTTTCTCGTAATAGTACTCAAACCTGTTCTCCTGCAACAGTGCTTCATCCAACTCGTGTCTCGCCGTCTCGATCTTCTTTTGTAACTCATAGATTCTATTCATATGAATCCTCCTTAAAACGCTAAGATTCCTATGTCTGACGTTAACATAGCACTAAAGGTG
This region includes:
- the rsmH gene encoding 16S rRNA (cytosine(1402)-N(4))-methyltransferase RsmH, producing MEFKHYSVLLEETIEHLNIRPDGIYVDGTLGGAGHASEVAKRLSEKGRLIGIDQDADAIRAAGERLKPFGDKVTIIRSNYANMKEELHAIGIEHVDGIVLDLGVSSFQLDTPERGFTYRDADAPLDMRMDDRQSLTARDIVNDYSEMDLYRIIRDYGEDKFAKNIAKHIVNERQKKPITTAGELSEIIRESIPMKVQKTGGNPAKRTFQAIRIELNHELEVLQDNLDTMIDLLNPGGRICIITFHSLEDRIVKTNFKRNENPCTCPSDFPVCVCGKKSKGRVITRKPVLPGERELAENSRSKSAKLRVFERA
- a CDS encoding Spo0E family sporulation regulatory protein-aspartic acid phosphatase, whose product is MNRIYELQKKIETARHELDEALLQENRFEYYYEKSTRLDKLIEEYLESQEGVRV
- the mraZ gene encoding division/cell wall cluster transcriptional repressor MraZ, encoding MFMGEYNHTVDPKGRLIVPSKFREQLGSEFVVTKGLDGCLFVYPAEEWHNIEEKFRNISMTSKDARKFSRFFFAGAAAVELDKQGRILLPPVLREYANLQKDVVLVGVLSRVEIWDKDRWQENTYDEDEMDEIAEHMADLGFSI